A stretch of the uncultured Cohaesibacter sp. genome encodes the following:
- a CDS encoding GlsB/YeaQ/YmgE family stress response membrane protein — MGFIGWIIVGIVAGFIAEKVTKSDHGLLTNLIVGLIGAFVGGFVASRFNITFVQNALLDTTIIATLGAILVLFIYQKIRS, encoded by the coding sequence ATGGGGTTTATCGGATGGATCATTGTCGGCATCGTGGCCGGCTTTATTGCTGAGAAAGTCACGAAGTCCGATCACGGTCTTCTGACCAATCTGATTGTTGGTCTTATTGGGGCATTTGTTGGTGGTTTCGTTGCAAGCCGTTTCAACATCACATTCGTGCAGAATGCCCTGCTGGATACAACGATCATCGCGACGCTCGGGGCGATCCTGGTGTTGTTTATCTATCAGAAAATTCGAAGCTAA
- a CDS encoding tetratricopeptide repeat protein — MNGMHGKWLSKACALAMTALVAGMVATPSFAFDPRTMLQGGAQPDDAFRFGAQAYQFGDKTAAVNALTYAAHNGHMVSQWKLGRMYAEGDGVSKDKARAFDLFNGIVAQHGDARPGSIEARYVSNAFVKISEFLKVGIERKVRPNRQKAHEILQYAATYFRDPDAQYHLALSYLDGGNGATNPRQAARWLNKAARKGHINAQLRLGDLLLEGDKVPRQPVNGLKWLTIARLLDSGNPVVLDRQEAAFALADESTRKKAVAMAEEWVNGVKR, encoded by the coding sequence ATGAACGGGATGCACGGCAAATGGCTGAGTAAGGCTTGCGCCTTGGCCATGACTGCGCTTGTCGCAGGCATGGTGGCGACACCGAGCTTCGCTTTTGATCCTCGCACCATGCTCCAAGGCGGCGCTCAGCCGGATGATGCTTTCCGGTTTGGTGCTCAGGCTTATCAGTTTGGTGACAAGACCGCTGCTGTCAATGCGCTGACCTATGCGGCGCATAATGGCCATATGGTGTCTCAGTGGAAGCTGGGGCGGATGTATGCCGAAGGGGATGGCGTTTCAAAGGACAAGGCACGGGCCTTTGACTTGTTCAACGGCATCGTGGCTCAACACGGGGATGCGCGACCCGGTTCCATCGAAGCGCGGTATGTCTCAAATGCCTTTGTCAAAATCAGTGAATTTCTGAAAGTCGGCATAGAACGCAAAGTGCGGCCGAACCGACAGAAGGCCCACGAAATCTTGCAATATGCGGCGACCTATTTCCGCGATCCGGATGCACAATATCATTTGGCCTTGTCCTATCTGGATGGCGGCAACGGCGCGACCAACCCGCGGCAGGCGGCTCGCTGGCTGAATAAGGCTGCGCGTAAAGGCCATATCAATGCCCAATTGCGGCTTGGGGATCTGTTGCTGGAAGGGGACAAGGTGCCTCGTCAGCCGGTCAATGGTCTGAAATGGCTGACCATTGCGCGGCTGCTGGATTCGGGCAATCCGGTTGTGCTGGATCGGCAGGAGGCTGCTTTTGCGCTGGCCGATGAATCAACGCGCAAGAAGGCCGTGGCGATGGCCGAAGAATGGGTCAATGGCGTCAAGCGCTGA
- a CDS encoding pyruvate dehydrogenase complex dihydrolipoamide acetyltransferase has protein sequence MPVTITMPALSPTMESGNLAKWLVKEGDEVSSGDVIAEIETDKATMEVEAVDEGVVGKILVDAGTADVAVNAPIAILLEEGEDASAMDDMAEAPAPAPAPAKDEAESEVDADAASGDAAPAAEASAGPVATGSDGNRIFSSPLARRLAKINDLDLAKIEGTGPRCRIVKRDIDAALEAGTAGASASAPAAEAKSDKAAAAPAPAKAAPSGPSDDAIKALYEEGTYEEVPHSGMRKVVASRLTEAKQTVPHFYLEMDVELDALLALRGQINGEAPLDADGKPMFKLSVNDFIIKGMALALQKVPMANATWTETSRLLHKHSDVGVAVAIEDGLFTPVIRKAEQKALSVISNEMKDMAARARNKKLMPEEYQGGTTAVSNLGMFGVKNFSAVINPPHGTIIAIGAGEKRPVIKDGAVAVANVMSVTLSCDHRVVDGALGAQLLAAFKAYMEKPMSMLV, from the coding sequence ATGCCTGTAACGATTACGATGCCGGCCCTTTCCCCGACCATGGAAAGCGGCAATTTGGCCAAATGGCTGGTCAAAGAAGGTGACGAGGTTTCTTCTGGTGATGTGATTGCCGAGATTGAAACCGACAAGGCCACCATGGAAGTGGAAGCCGTGGATGAAGGCGTGGTTGGCAAAATCCTTGTGGATGCTGGCACCGCTGATGTCGCCGTCAATGCTCCAATTGCCATCTTGCTTGAAGAAGGCGAAGACGCCTCAGCCATGGATGATATGGCCGAGGCACCAGCACCGGCTCCTGCTCCGGCTAAAGACGAAGCAGAATCTGAGGTAGATGCCGATGCAGCTTCTGGCGACGCTGCGCCTGCTGCTGAAGCCTCTGCGGGTCCTGTTGCAACTGGGTCCGATGGCAATCGCATCTTCTCGTCTCCGCTGGCGCGTCGTCTGGCCAAGATCAATGATCTGGATCTTGCCAAGATTGAAGGAACCGGTCCCCGTTGCCGCATCGTCAAACGCGACATTGATGCAGCCCTTGAAGCTGGTACGGCTGGTGCGTCCGCATCCGCTCCGGCAGCTGAGGCTAAGTCTGATAAAGCCGCAGCCGCTCCGGCTCCAGCCAAGGCTGCGCCAAGTGGTCCGAGCGACGACGCTATCAAGGCGCTCTATGAAGAGGGCACCTATGAGGAAGTGCCGCATAGTGGTATGCGCAAGGTCGTGGCAAGCCGCCTGACCGAAGCCAAGCAGACCGTTCCGCATTTCTATCTTGAAATGGATGTGGAACTGGACGCTCTTCTTGCTCTGCGTGGCCAGATCAATGGTGAAGCGCCGCTTGATGCGGATGGCAAGCCGATGTTCAAGCTGTCGGTCAATGATTTCATCATCAAGGGGATGGCTCTGGCTTTGCAGAAAGTGCCAATGGCCAATGCCACCTGGACCGAAACGTCGCGTTTGCTGCACAAGCATTCTGACGTTGGTGTTGCGGTTGCCATTGAAGATGGTCTCTTCACGCCGGTCATTCGTAAGGCGGAACAGAAGGCTTTGTCTGTCATTTCCAATGAAATGAAGGACATGGCGGCACGGGCTCGCAACAAGAAACTTATGCCGGAAGAATATCAAGGCGGCACCACTGCTGTGTCCAACCTTGGCATGTTCGGCGTCAAGAATTTCTCTGCGGTGATCAACCCGCCACATGGCACGATCATTGCCATTGGTGCTGGTGAAAAGCGTCCGGTGATCAAGGATGGTGCGGTGGCTGTTGCCAACGTGATGTCCGTGACCCTGTCTTGCGATCATCGGGTTGTTGATGGTGCCCTTGGTGCACAGCTTCTTGCTGCGTTCAAGGCCTATATGGAAAAACCAATGAGCATGCTGGTATAA
- a CDS encoding MFS transporter → MTLLSIKSRSLALLCLSQVAVLSLWFSASAVAPSLAKEFALSGGDIALLSSSVQAGFVIGCLISAALGLADRTDPRLLYAICAVAGALANFAFMHVEPGTTLSIILRLLTGAVIAGVYPVGMKIAMSWARGDAGMLVGMLVGSLMIGSASPHIIAYWGDVDWRAVLLATSIISAVGGLSVMLVAIGPNFARSPKFKLGLALEALTNKPIRLANFGYFGHMWEVYAMWTWIVLYLGASFEVSGVDNPGKWASLVAFFTLAAGAPGSIWGGRIADKVGRTLMTSVVLAASGFCSLIIGSLFGGPVVLVVLIAILWGATVSPDSAQFSTAVGELSKPENRGTMLTMQTAIGFSLALVSVQLMPHWIALVGWHWAFTPLVAGPIFGIISMLKLRKLPQSEQLAGGRR, encoded by the coding sequence ATGACATTGCTGTCCATCAAATCCCGCTCGCTGGCATTGTTGTGTCTTAGTCAGGTCGCCGTATTGTCCCTGTGGTTTTCCGCCTCTGCGGTGGCGCCAAGTCTTGCCAAGGAATTCGCTCTGAGCGGCGGCGATATCGCGCTGCTGTCCTCGTCCGTGCAAGCAGGCTTTGTCATTGGCTGTCTGATCAGCGCAGCACTCGGCCTTGCCGACCGCACTGATCCACGCCTGCTCTATGCCATTTGCGCCGTGGCTGGCGCGCTGGCCAATTTCGCCTTCATGCATGTGGAACCAGGCACGACCCTGTCGATCATTCTGCGTCTTCTGACCGGCGCAGTGATTGCGGGGGTCTATCCGGTGGGCATGAAAATCGCCATGAGCTGGGCCAGAGGCGATGCTGGCATGCTGGTCGGTATGCTGGTCGGCTCGCTGATGATCGGCTCGGCATCCCCGCACATCATCGCCTATTGGGGTGATGTCGATTGGCGCGCCGTGCTGCTTGCCACCAGCATCATTTCGGCTGTGGGCGGCCTGTCTGTCATGCTGGTCGCCATCGGACCCAACTTTGCCAGAAGCCCGAAATTCAAGCTCGGCCTTGCCCTTGAGGCCTTGACCAACAAACCCATTCGGCTCGCCAACTTTGGCTATTTTGGCCATATGTGGGAGGTCTATGCCATGTGGACCTGGATTGTGCTTTATCTGGGTGCCAGCTTTGAGGTGAGCGGCGTTGACAATCCCGGCAAATGGGCCTCGCTCGTTGCCTTCTTCACGCTGGCTGCGGGCGCACCGGGCTCCATCTGGGGCGGACGCATTGCCGATAAGGTCGGCCGCACCTTGATGACCAGCGTGGTCCTCGCCGCGAGCGGCTTCTGCAGCCTCATCATAGGTTCGCTGTTTGGCGGCCCGGTCGTTCTGGTTGTTCTGATTGCCATCCTGTGGGGCGCAACGGTCTCGCCAGACAGCGCGCAATTCTCCACTGCCGTGGGAGAATTGTCCAAGCCGGAAAATCGCGGCACGATGCTGACCATGCAGACGGCCATCGGCTTTTCCCTTGCGCTTGTCTCTGTTCAACTCATGCCCCATTGGATCGCCTTGGTTGGTTGGCATTGGGCCTTCACGCCCCTTGTGGCGGGCCCGATCTTCGGAATTATCTCGATGCTAAAACTGAGAAAACTTCCTCAGTCTGAGCAACTTGCTGGAGGCCGTCGATAA
- a CDS encoding SRPBCC family protein gives MPKFETRQTVQHSAQQMFDLVADIRRYPEFVPLCKALHVRGEKSSAEGAVMVADMTVAYKMIRESFTSKVTLLPKQHQILVEYLDGPFKHLENRWTFEPVEGRSDQSVIVFYIDYEFRSRMLSGLMGAMFDKAFHKFSTAFEQRADLIYG, from the coding sequence ATGCCGAAATTTGAGACCCGCCAGACGGTTCAGCATTCCGCCCAGCAGATGTTTGATCTGGTGGCTGATATCCGCCGTTATCCCGAATTTGTGCCGCTCTGCAAGGCTTTGCATGTGCGAGGCGAAAAGTCGAGTGCTGAGGGTGCCGTCATGGTCGCTGACATGACGGTCGCCTATAAGATGATTCGTGAGAGCTTCACCTCAAAGGTGACCCTGTTGCCCAAGCAGCACCAGATTCTGGTGGAGTATCTCGACGGGCCCTTCAAGCATTTGGAAAATCGCTGGACCTTTGAGCCGGTCGAAGGGCGGAGCGATCAGTCGGTTATTGTCTTCTATATTGATTATGAATTTCGCAGCCGGATGCTGTCCGGACTGATGGGGGCAATGTTCGACAAGGCCTTCCACAAATTCTCAACTGCCTTTGAGCAACGGGCAGATTTGATCTACGGCTAG
- the xth gene encoding exodeoxyribonuclease III, which translates to MRIATWNINGIKARQPNLLRWLEEEKPDIACLQEIKSVDEAFPRAEIEALGYNLETHGQKSFNGVALLSRTPFEEVNRGLPGDDADEQARFIEGVLSTDKGPLRVVSLYLPNGNPVDTDKYPYKLNWMRRLIDWSKSRLELEEAFVLSGDYNVIPTADDVHDHDAWWGDALYRTETLELFRELKALGLTDALRACNATPHLYSFWDYQAGAWPRNHGIRIDHHLLSPEAANHLNGCVIQKDTRDWEKPSDHVPVMLTLDCTPQ; encoded by the coding sequence ATGCGCATCGCAACCTGGAACATCAACGGCATCAAGGCCCGTCAACCAAATCTTCTGCGCTGGCTGGAAGAGGAAAAACCTGACATTGCCTGCCTTCAGGAAATCAAATCCGTCGACGAAGCTTTCCCGCGCGCCGAGATCGAGGCGCTGGGCTATAATCTTGAAACCCACGGCCAGAAGAGCTTCAACGGCGTGGCCTTGCTGTCCCGCACCCCGTTTGAAGAAGTCAATCGCGGCCTTCCCGGCGACGACGCCGACGAACAGGCCCGCTTCATTGAAGGCGTATTGTCGACCGATAAAGGCCCGTTGCGGGTCGTCAGCCTCTATCTGCCCAATGGCAATCCGGTCGACACCGACAAATATCCCTACAAGCTCAATTGGATGCGCCGCCTGATCGACTGGTCCAAAAGCCGTTTGGAACTGGAAGAAGCCTTCGTCCTGTCGGGCGATTACAATGTGATCCCCACCGCCGATGACGTGCATGACCATGACGCTTGGTGGGGCGATGCGCTCTATCGCACCGAAACGCTGGAATTGTTTCGTGAATTGAAAGCGCTGGGGCTGACCGATGCCTTGCGTGCCTGCAACGCGACCCCGCATCTCTATTCCTTCTGGGATTATCAGGCAGGCGCATGGCCGCGCAATCACGGCATCCGCATCGACCATCATTTGCTGTCACCAGAAGCCGCCAATCATCTTAACGGCTGCGTCATCCAGAAAGACACTCGCGACTGGGAAAAACCATCCGACCATGTCCCGGTGATGCTGACGCTCGATTGCACGCCGCAATAA
- the pdhA gene encoding pyruvate dehydrogenase (acetyl-transferring) E1 component subunit alpha, protein MAASGTSATKKTVAKGSRTQVNRTIVEFDKEQELHAYREMLMIRRFEEKAGQMYGMGLIGGFCHLYIGQEAVVVGMQMATKDGDQVVTSYRDHGHMLACGMEPKGVMAELTGRKGGYSKGKGGSMHMFSREKNFFGGHGIVGAQVSIGTGLAFNNYYLGNDNVSLIYFGDGASNQGQVYESFNMAKLWNLPAIYIIENNKYGMGTSVERSSSNTDLSQRGASFGIPGEQVDGMDVRAVLAAAERAVEWAREGKGPYILEMLTYRYRGHSMSDPAKYRSKEEVQKMRNEHDPIEQVRARLIEAGLASEDELKSIDKDIRAVVSEAAEFAQNDPEPDVSELWTDIYVEG, encoded by the coding sequence ATGGCAGCATCCGGAACAAGTGCCACCAAGAAGACGGTGGCCAAAGGGTCTCGTACCCAAGTTAATCGTACCATTGTTGAGTTTGATAAGGAACAGGAGCTTCACGCCTATCGTGAAATGCTGATGATCCGCCGTTTCGAGGAAAAGGCTGGTCAGATGTATGGCATGGGGCTGATTGGCGGCTTCTGTCACCTTTATATCGGTCAGGAAGCGGTCGTTGTGGGCATGCAGATGGCCACAAAGGATGGTGATCAGGTGGTCACATCCTATCGCGACCATGGACACATGCTGGCATGTGGTATGGAGCCTAAAGGCGTGATGGCGGAGTTGACCGGACGCAAGGGCGGTTATTCCAAAGGCAAAGGCGGCTCGATGCACATGTTCAGCCGCGAGAAAAACTTCTTTGGCGGCCATGGCATTGTTGGCGCCCAAGTGTCCATCGGCACGGGGCTTGCCTTCAACAACTATTATCTTGGGAATGACAATGTTTCGCTGATTTATTTTGGCGACGGTGCGTCGAACCAGGGTCAGGTTTATGAGAGCTTCAATATGGCCAAGCTCTGGAACCTGCCGGCGATTTATATTATCGAAAACAACAAATATGGCATGGGGACCTCGGTTGAGCGGTCTTCGTCCAACACCGATTTGTCCCAACGCGGTGCCTCATTTGGCATTCCCGGTGAGCAGGTTGATGGTATGGATGTGCGTGCCGTTCTTGCTGCGGCTGAACGGGCCGTCGAATGGGCGCGTGAAGGCAAGGGCCCTTATATCCTTGAGATGCTGACCTATCGCTATCGCGGTCACTCCATGTCGGATCCGGCGAAATATCGCTCCAAGGAAGAAGTGCAGAAGATGCGCAACGAGCATGATCCCATCGAACAGGTGCGTGCGCGCCTGATTGAGGCTGGCTTGGCGTCCGAAGACGAGCTGAAATCCATCGATAAGGATATTCGTGCGGTTGTTTCCGAAGCTGCCGAATTTGCCCAGAACGATCCGGAGCCGGATGTTTCCGAGCTGTGGACCGATATTTACGTTGAAGGGTAA
- the erpA gene encoding iron-sulfur cluster insertion protein ErpA, which yields MSQTITVTDSAIRRIAFILSKEQEGSMLRISVSGGGCSGFQYNYDLVTEKEEDDLVIERDGAIVLIDPMTQQYMEGSEVDFVDDIMGQAFQIKNPLATASCGCGTSFAL from the coding sequence ATGTCGCAAACCATCACAGTCACCGACAGTGCCATTCGCCGAATCGCCTTCATCCTGTCAAAGGAACAGGAAGGCTCGATGTTGCGCATATCCGTCTCAGGCGGCGGCTGCTCGGGCTTCCAGTATAACTATGACCTCGTCACCGAGAAGGAAGAGGATGATCTGGTCATTGAGCGCGACGGTGCAATTGTGCTGATCGACCCGATGACCCAGCAATATATGGAAGGCTCCGAAGTCGATTTCGTCGACGACATCATGGGGCAGGCCTTCCAGATCAAGAACCCTCTTGCCACCGCCTCTTGCGGCTGCGGAACCAGTTTCGCTCTCTGA
- the lipA gene encoding lipoyl synthase, with amino-acid sequence MVTIIDTVSENAGVQASAAPRPRHPEKAHRPDNPVQRKPSWIRVKAPGSPTYKETRNIVKENNLVTVCEEAGCPNMGECWSHKHASFMIMGEICTRACAFCNVSTGMPNALDPQEPENTGRAVAQMGLKHVVITSVDRDDLDDGGAQHFADVIHAIRAASPETTIEVLTPDFLRKEGALETVVAAKPDVFNHNLETVPSNYLKVRPGARYFHSIRLLQQVKEIDPTMFTKSGIMVGLGEERNEVLQLMDDLRVADVDFLTIGQYLQPTKKHHPVMSFVTPEEFKGYETIAYTKGFMLVSANPLTRSSHHAGDDFAKLKAARLAKLGR; translated from the coding sequence ATGGTCACCATCATTGATACGGTTTCCGAAAATGCAGGCGTACAGGCTTCAGCGGCTCCGCGTCCACGCCATCCCGAAAAGGCCCATCGGCCTGACAATCCGGTCCAGCGCAAGCCAAGCTGGATCCGGGTGAAAGCGCCAGGTTCTCCGACCTACAAGGAGACCCGCAACATCGTGAAGGAAAACAATCTCGTCACGGTCTGTGAAGAGGCTGGGTGCCCGAATATGGGCGAATGCTGGTCGCACAAACATGCGAGCTTCATGATCATGGGTGAAATCTGCACCCGTGCCTGTGCTTTCTGCAATGTGTCTACCGGCATGCCCAATGCGCTGGATCCCCAAGAACCGGAAAATACCGGTCGCGCTGTGGCGCAAATGGGTCTGAAGCATGTGGTGATCACGTCGGTTGACCGGGATGATCTTGATGATGGTGGCGCGCAGCATTTCGCCGATGTCATTCATGCCATTCGTGCCGCCTCGCCAGAGACCACCATCGAGGTTCTGACGCCTGACTTCCTGCGCAAGGAAGGGGCTCTTGAAACGGTGGTTGCGGCCAAGCCGGACGTCTTCAACCACAATCTGGAAACCGTGCCGTCCAACTATCTCAAGGTCCGGCCGGGTGCCCGTTATTTCCACTCGATCCGTCTGTTGCAGCAGGTCAAGGAAATCGATCCGACCATGTTCACCAAGTCCGGCATTATGGTGGGCCTTGGGGAAGAGCGCAATGAAGTGTTGCAGCTGATGGATGATCTGCGAGTTGCTGACGTTGACTTCCTGACGATTGGCCAATATCTCCAGCCAACCAAGAAGCACCATCCGGTGATGTCTTTTGTCACGCCGGAGGAATTCAAGGGCTATGAAACCATCGCCTATACCAAGGGCTTCATGCTGGTCTCTGCCAATCCGTTGACCCGCTCGTCGCATCATGCGGGGGATGATTTTGCCAAGCTGAAGGCTGCGCGGCTCGCCAAGCTCGGACGCTGA
- a CDS encoding pyruvate dehydrogenase complex E1 component subunit beta, with product MPIQVLMPALSPTMEEGNLAKWLKKEGDEVAIGDVIAEIETDKATMEVEAVEEGKLGKIVVAEGTQGVKVNSLIALILEEGEDESALENASDDASASSDSDSGSEESSESAGTDAPKTIPAASAPQAPLVKPDEEEAPEIPEGTPMKTQTVREALRDGMAEEMRKDDRVFVMGEEVAQYQGAYKITQGMLDEFGPKRVIDTPITEHGFTGLAAGAAMAGLRPIVEFMTFNFALQAMDHIINSSAKTLYMSGGQITNPIVFRGANGAAARVAAQHSQDFAAWYSSVPGLVVVQPYTAADYKGLIKSAIQSDSPVVFLENEILYGHSFDVPDLEDYSVPLGKARIARRGDDVTIISFGIGMTYALGAAEELAKEGVEAEVIDLRTVRPLDMDTVLKSVIKTGRCVTVEEAWPQCSISSELGFRIMEQAFDYLDAPVARVTGKDVPMPYAANLEKLALPSIAEVIEAVKAVTYA from the coding sequence ATGCCAATCCAAGTTTTGATGCCTGCTCTGTCTCCGACCATGGAAGAGGGCAATCTGGCCAAGTGGCTCAAAAAAGAAGGCGATGAGGTTGCCATTGGTGACGTGATTGCCGAAATCGAAACCGACAAGGCGACTATGGAAGTCGAAGCGGTTGAAGAAGGTAAGCTCGGCAAGATCGTTGTGGCCGAAGGCACCCAAGGGGTAAAGGTCAACAGCCTGATCGCCTTGATCCTTGAAGAAGGTGAAGACGAGTCTGCGCTGGAGAATGCTTCCGATGACGCATCCGCATCATCCGATAGCGACAGTGGCTCTGAGGAGTCTTCTGAGAGCGCGGGCACCGATGCGCCCAAAACCATTCCAGCTGCGTCTGCTCCGCAGGCACCTCTCGTCAAGCCTGACGAAGAAGAGGCACCGGAAATTCCCGAAGGCACGCCGATGAAAACCCAGACCGTGCGCGAAGCACTGCGGGACGGCATGGCCGAGGAAATGCGCAAGGATGATCGCGTCTTTGTCATGGGTGAGGAAGTGGCACAATATCAGGGTGCCTACAAAATCACGCAAGGCATGCTGGACGAATTTGGTCCCAAGCGCGTTATTGATACGCCAATCACCGAGCATGGCTTTACCGGTCTTGCTGCAGGGGCTGCGATGGCTGGCCTGCGTCCGATCGTCGAGTTCATGACCTTCAACTTCGCCCTTCAGGCGATGGACCATATCATTAACTCTTCTGCCAAGACGCTCTATATGTCTGGTGGTCAGATTACCAATCCGATCGTCTTCCGTGGCGCCAACGGTGCTGCGGCGCGCGTGGCAGCCCAGCATAGTCAGGATTTCGCGGCATGGTATTCGTCAGTGCCCGGTCTGGTGGTTGTGCAGCCTTATACTGCCGCTGACTATAAAGGTCTGATCAAGTCTGCCATTCAGTCCGACAGTCCGGTCGTTTTCCTTGAAAACGAGATTCTTTATGGTCACAGCTTTGATGTGCCGGATCTGGAAGATTATTCTGTGCCGCTCGGCAAGGCCAGGATTGCCCGCCGTGGCGATGATGTCACCATCATTTCTTTCGGCATCGGCATGACCTATGCGCTGGGTGCGGCTGAAGAGTTGGCCAAAGAAGGCGTTGAAGCTGAAGTGATTGATTTGCGGACCGTTCGTCCGCTCGATATGGACACTGTGCTGAAATCCGTCATCAAGACGGGTCGGTGTGTGACCGTTGAGGAAGCTTGGCCGCAATGCTCGATTTCCTCAGAACTTGGGTTCCGGATCATGGAACAAGCCTTCGATTATCTGGATGCGCCGGTTGCGCGTGTCACCGGTAAAGATGTGCCAATGCCATATGCCGCCAATCTTGAAAAACTGGCTTTGCCAAGCATTGCCGAAGTGATTGAGGCTGTTAAAGCCGTAACTTACGCTTAA
- the lpdA gene encoding dihydrolipoyl dehydrogenase: MAQNEFDVIVVGSGPGGYVTAIRASQLGMKTAIVEKKDLGGICLNWGCIPTKALLRSAEIYHYMQNAKDYGLSADGVSFDLQKVVERSRGVSKQLNSGVGFLMKKNKITVIKGTAVLEGKGAIKVTGDDAGTYKAPHIILSTGARPRVLPGLEPDKKLIWTYFDALKPDIMPKSLLVVGSGAIGIEFASFYRTMGADVTVVEMLPKILPVEDDEISAMARKALEKQGIKILTEAKVASVTKGGDNVVAKVEKKGGKTETIKADRLISAVGVVGNIENLGLEKLGIKTDRGCIVIDDYGRTNVDGIYAIGDVAGPPMLAHKAEHEGVVCVEAIAGKKPHPMDKSKIPGCTYCQPQVSSVGLTEQACKEKGLDVRVGRFPFIANGKAIALGEPEGMIKTIFDKKTGQLLGAHMIGAEVTELIQGFCVAMGLETTEEELMHTIFPHPTLSEMMPESVREAYDMMIQA, from the coding sequence ATGGCACAAAATGAATTTGACGTGATTGTCGTCGGCTCTGGCCCGGGGGGCTATGTGACCGCGATCCGCGCTTCCCAGCTTGGCATGAAAACTGCCATCGTGGAGAAGAAAGATCTGGGCGGAATCTGCCTGAACTGGGGCTGTATCCCGACCAAGGCTCTGCTGCGCTCAGCCGAGATCTATCACTATATGCAGAATGCCAAGGATTATGGCCTGTCGGCAGATGGCGTTAGCTTTGATTTGCAGAAAGTGGTCGAGCGCTCCCGCGGCGTGTCCAAGCAGCTGAATAGTGGCGTTGGCTTCCTGATGAAGAAGAACAAGATCACGGTCATCAAGGGCACGGCTGTGCTGGAAGGCAAGGGCGCAATCAAGGTGACCGGTGATGATGCTGGCACCTACAAGGCGCCTCATATCATTTTGTCCACCGGTGCCCGCCCACGCGTCCTGCCCGGTCTTGAGCCGGACAAGAAGCTGATCTGGACCTACTTTGATGCCTTGAAACCGGACATCATGCCCAAGTCGCTGCTGGTTGTTGGCTCTGGTGCCATCGGCATTGAATTTGCCAGCTTCTATCGCACCATGGGCGCGGACGTGACCGTTGTTGAAATGTTGCCGAAGATCCTGCCGGTGGAAGATGATGAAATCTCCGCCATGGCCCGCAAGGCGCTTGAAAAGCAGGGCATCAAGATCTTGACCGAAGCCAAGGTGGCCAGTGTCACCAAGGGGGGCGACAATGTTGTTGCCAAGGTTGAGAAGAAGGGTGGCAAGACTGAAACCATCAAGGCGGATCGCCTGATCTCTGCTGTCGGGGTTGTTGGCAATATCGAGAATCTCGGTCTTGAGAAACTGGGCATCAAGACTGATCGCGGTTGCATCGTGATTGACGATTATGGCCGTACCAATGTCGATGGCATCTATGCGATTGGCGATGTGGCCGGGCCTCCGATGCTGGCTCACAAGGCCGAGCATGAAGGCGTGGTCTGTGTAGAGGCAATTGCTGGCAAGAAGCCGCATCCGATGGACAAGAGCAAGATTCCGGGCTGTACTTATTGCCAACCACAGGTCTCATCCGTTGGTCTCACCGAGCAGGCTTGCAAGGAAAAAGGTCTTGATGTTCGTGTGGGTCGCTTCCCGTTCATCGCCAACGGCAAGGCGATTGCACTTGGTGAGCCGGAAGGCATGATCAAGACGATCTTTGACAAGAAAACCGGCCAGCTGCTGGGCGCGCACATGATTGGCGCGGAGGTAACCGAGCTTATTCAGGGTTTCTGTGTCGCAATGGGTCTTGAGACTACCGAAGAAGAGCTGATGCACACCATCTTCCCGCATCCGACCCTGTCGGAAATGATGCCGGAATCGGTGCGTGAAGCCTATGACATGATGATCCAGGCCTAG